In one Corallococcus sp. EGB genomic region, the following are encoded:
- a CDS encoding ankyrin repeat domain-containing protein translates to MVRKLLLGSLGLVMLVCTVLTAAWMSLRAPATPTGRLLATSDAERYLLAAAREGETDIVEGLLQAGTPVEARDARGFSPLILAAYYGHTRTVQALLDAGADACAGDSRGNTALMGAAFKGYADVVMLLAAQPCAVDQTNRLGQTALMFAVLFGRTEVAETLRQQGASPERRDASGRSASDWAQTQAPTAPVAPAVPANDPTAQVP, encoded by the coding sequence ATGGTTCGCAAGCTGCTGCTCGGTTCGCTGGGTCTGGTGATGCTGGTGTGCACGGTGCTGACCGCCGCGTGGATGTCCCTGCGCGCGCCCGCGACGCCCACGGGGCGGCTGCTCGCCACCAGCGACGCGGAGCGCTACCTGCTCGCCGCCGCGCGCGAGGGCGAGACGGACATCGTCGAAGGGCTCCTCCAGGCCGGCACGCCCGTGGAGGCCCGCGATGCGCGAGGCTTCTCCCCGCTCATCCTCGCCGCCTACTACGGCCACACGCGCACGGTGCAGGCGCTGCTCGACGCCGGGGCGGACGCGTGCGCGGGCGACAGCCGGGGCAACACCGCCCTCATGGGCGCCGCCTTCAAGGGATACGCGGACGTGGTGATGCTACTCGCCGCGCAGCCGTGCGCGGTGGACCAGACCAACCGGCTGGGACAGACGGCCCTGATGTTCGCCGTCCTCTTCGGCCGCACGGAGGTCGCCGAAACGCTGCGCCAGCAGGGCGCCTCCCCCGAGCGTCGCGACGCCAGCGGCCGCTCCGCCAGCGACTGGGCCCAGACCCAGGCGCCCACCGCTCCCGTGGCCCCCGCCGTCCCCGCGAACGACCCCACCGCCCAGGTCCCCTGA